From one Eucalyptus grandis isolate ANBG69807.140 chromosome 9, ASM1654582v1, whole genome shotgun sequence genomic stretch:
- the LOC120288547 gene encoding myrosinase-binding protein 1-like, with the protein MPSDHSRRWTPDVFVSYEVTDSNVESFTSILFAKLEQAGIGFRDSHKRAGDPINAIWQARFALVVFSENYANSGQRLTELVNILLRRGNSKYPRLVVIPIFHGIVPAKVMESGAKDEFKKALRSFPKNEKDGKKEEWGRALAEVEKIPGYDLQKDANGWNFCVIGRIVRNVLFLDMYGTAHPPLPQGFGPFGGSSKKPWHSDEIKGIQILYTEFIQTVTFGTTANEQEGKNDGKDHYKVKLNTEEDIISFHGHFQEAEGGRVRFKALRFRTTLGRDVGVGQIDDGREDYFSVPLPSDAGKVVEFFGSQSGDGLASIGARVELTREVSCPPGLFGGTRGVRWDAKRHATVKGIRALRDSSGNRCIRSIAFRFDNDKWWWPPGSDKKWHMEFTINDPDEYLSSISGCYTYNGITSLTFLTNKKSAITIGDGTGTHFSSLEMDYGIVGSYGWSDEHLLYGIGEYFERIPNTPVAKSIGPFGGVIAWDDGKFKGVKEFCLANKDGIRYVKIVYDDGSKEGHTAIHGDSTEDFSGYIQTVKLNCSQEYLISISGYTREDGCIGSLTFCSNRRIKTVGPKKGDYFWYPSNKSRIVGFYGTCSKSLNSIGVHEEPIPQWKSSEYKPNGFSCSGQIDWDDKDHSNVVGYRVTKMGSSQKKLKIESITFMYENNGSLVEGSRHGGGDPSSGDWVMLDYPKERLDGITGYWCIEDTDTIIHDLTIFTTNINSSYAERGELNSNSASASASNPMSEPKSKKFTILERPEKRSEQGRRIVGFFGRAKTCLNFIGAHLEP; encoded by the exons ATGCCTTCTGATCATTCTCGTCGATGGACACCCGACGTATTCGTGAGTTACGAGGTCACTGACAGTAACGTGGAGAGTTTCACATCGATCCTCTTCGCAAAGCTGGAGCAGGCGGGGATTGGCTTCAGAGACTCCCACAAAAGGGCCGGTGACCCCATCAACGCAATCTGGCAGGCAAGGTTCGCCCTCGTCGTGTTCTCCGAGAACTATGCCAACTCCGGCCAGCGCCTGACAGAACTGGTCAATATCCTCCTTCGCAGAGGGAATTCCAAGTACCCCAGACTCGTGGTTATTCCCATCTTTCATGGCATAGTCCCAGCCAAGGTTATGGAGTCTGGGGCAAAAGACGAATTCAAGAAAGCTCTCCGCAGCTTCCCTAAGAACGAGAAAGatgggaagaaggaagaatggGGGCGTGCCCTAGCAGAGGTTGAGAAGATTCCGGGTTACGATTTGCAGAAAGACGCCAATGG ATGGAATTTTTGTGTGATCGGCAGAATTG TGAGGAATGTGTTGTTTCTCGATATGTATGGTACGGCGCACCCTCCTTTGCCGCAAG GTTTTGGGCCTTTTGGAGGCAGCAGTAAAAAGCCTTGGCATTCTGATGAAATAAAAGGGATTCAAATTCTCTACACGGAATTCATTCAGACCGTTACTTTCGGCACCACCGCCAACGAGCAAGAGGGTAAAAATGACGGGAAGGATCACTACAAG GTTAAATTGAATACAGAAGAGgacataatttcttttcatggaCATTTCCAAGAGGCAGAGGGTGGCCGTGTTCGATTCAAGGCCCTGAGGTTTCGAACAACCCTAGGTCGAGATGTGGGAGTGGGACAGATTGATGACGGGCGAGAGGACTACTTTTCCGTACCATTACCGTCAGACGCCGGGAAAGTTGTCGAGTTTTTCGGGAGCCAAAGTGGGGATGGTCTCGCATCAATTGGAGCACGTGTCGAGCTAACACGTGAGGTGTCCTGTCCTCCGGGGTTATTCGGGGGTACAAGAGGGGTGAGATGGGATGCTAAACGGCATGCCACTGTAAAGGGAATCAGGGCGCTACGCGATTCAAGTGGCAATCGATGCATCCGATCAATCGCGTTCCGATTTGACAATGATAAATGGTGGTGGCCGCCTGGCAGCGATAAAAAATGGCACATGGAG TTTACAATAAATGATCCAGATGAGTATCTGTCTTCAATATCCGGATGTTATACTTACAATGGCATTACATCTCTCACGTTtctaacaaacaaaaaaagtgcCATAACTATTGGTGATGGAACGGGAACCCACTTCTCATCTCTTGAAATGGATTACGGGATTGTTGGATCTTACGGATGGAGTGATGAACATCTTCTTTATGGAATTGGAGAATATTTTGAACGGATCCCGAATACTCCCGTAGCTAAATCAATCGGGCCATTTGGAGGAGTAATTGCTTGGGACGACGGGAAATTCAAGGGTGTGAAGGAATTTTGCCTAGCTAACAAAGATGGTATCCGTTACGTTAAGATTGTGTATGATGACGGTAGTAAAGAGGGTCACACAGCTATTCACGGTGACTCCACTGAAGATTTCTCCGGCTACATACAAACG GTTAAATTGAATTGTTCACAAGAGTACTTGATATCGATCTCTGGTTACACGCGAGAGGATGGTTGTATCGGATCACTCACATTTTGTAGCAATAGGAGAATAAAAACCGTGGGCCCCAAGAAGGGGGACTACTTTTGGTATCCATCCAACAAAAGCAGAATCGTCGGCTTTTACGGAACATGTAGCAAGAGTCTCAATTCCATAGGAGTGCACGAGGAACCGATACCGCAGTGGAAATCTTCCGAGTATAAACCTAACGGGTTTTCATGCTCTGGCCAGATTGATTGGGACGATAAAGATCATTCTAACGTGGTAGGATATCGTGTGACTAAGATGGGATCTAGccaaaaaaagctaaaaattgaGTCCATCACTTTTATGTACGAAAATAATGGTTCCTTAGTTGAAGGTTCTCGACATGGCGGAGGAGACCCGTCTTCAGGCGATTGG GTCATGCTGGATTATCCCAAGGAGCGCCTAGATGGGATAACGGGCTATTGGTGCATAGAAGATACGGACACTATCATCCACGACCTGACTATATTTACCACGAATATCAACTCGTCGTACGCAGAGAGAGGAGAGCTAAACTCAAATTCCGCGTCCGCGTCAGCGTCAAATCCAATGTCAGAGCCAAAGTCAAAGAAATTTACTATCCTGGAACGACCAGAGAAACGATCAGAACAAGGCAGGAGGATCGTTGGCTTTTTCGGCAGGGCGAAAACATGCCTTAATTTTATTGGAGCGCATTTGGAACCATAA